In a single window of the Candidatus Eisenbacteria bacterium genome:
- a CDS encoding SLC45 family MFS transporter encodes MARLRRLAPAAAGRNALIHGSEAPAGGPARLRPRDHLAVSCFWLAYNFQWGALLAIALPSQIAALVGDARKELYNGLIPPIGATLSLVATPIAGAFSDRSLSRFGRRRPFLVVGTAINVLFLLFLAGFGAGGSIWLFLFCYLGVQLGSNWAGGPYAGLIPDLVPHEQRGAASGWLALMTAGGTLFGVIAAGNLIRGEGYWPMYGTVAAVLVLFLALTVAGVRERPLEASPGPFRLGPFAGSFLPRAAEYRNFFFVLLTRALVMMGIYSVFTFFLYFLKDVVRLGNPALGTSYLIAVIIATGIPTSLAAGALSDRHGRKPLIYASGGLMAFASLLFVGVGLYPSLTAMFWIGALFGIGYGAYQAVDWALAIDVLPKGDAAAKDMGIWHVSLVLPQMIAPALTGVILSGFKHRSLLLGYTVVFTLTAVWFVLGTVLVRQVRGVR; translated from the coding sequence ATGGCCCGACTACGCCGCCTCGCTCCGGCTGCCGCCGGGAGGAACGCCCTGATCCATGGCAGCGAAGCGCCCGCAGGCGGGCCTGCCCGGCTGCGTCCACGCGATCATCTGGCCGTCTCCTGTTTCTGGCTCGCCTACAACTTCCAGTGGGGCGCCCTCCTCGCGATCGCGCTCCCGAGCCAGATCGCGGCGCTCGTGGGCGATGCGCGAAAGGAGCTCTACAACGGCCTCATTCCCCCGATCGGTGCCACGCTCTCCCTCGTCGCGACCCCGATCGCGGGCGCCTTTTCCGACCGGTCGCTCAGCCGATTCGGGCGGCGGCGTCCCTTCCTCGTCGTCGGGACGGCGATCAACGTCCTGTTTCTGCTCTTTCTCGCGGGGTTCGGCGCCGGCGGGAGCATCTGGCTGTTTCTCTTCTGTTACCTCGGGGTCCAGCTCGGCAGCAATTGGGCCGGCGGGCCCTACGCCGGACTCATCCCGGACCTGGTCCCTCATGAGCAGCGCGGGGCCGCGAGCGGATGGCTCGCGCTCATGACCGCCGGAGGGACGCTCTTCGGCGTGATCGCGGCCGGGAATCTCATTCGGGGGGAGGGCTACTGGCCGATGTACGGGACCGTGGCGGCGGTGCTCGTCCTCTTCCTTGCGCTCACGGTCGCGGGGGTGAGGGAGCGTCCCCTGGAGGCGAGCCCCGGGCCGTTTCGTCTCGGTCCCTTCGCCGGCTCGTTCTTGCCGCGGGCCGCTGAGTACCGGAATTTCTTCTTCGTCCTCCTCACGCGTGCGCTCGTCATGATGGGAATCTATTCGGTGTTCACGTTTTTCCTGTATTTCCTGAAAGATGTCGTCCGACTCGGGAATCCCGCCCTCGGGACCTCCTACCTGATCGCGGTCATCATCGCGACCGGAATCCCCACGAGCCTCGCCGCGGGCGCGCTCTCGGACCGGCACGGCCGCAAACCCCTGATTTACGCGAGCGGCGGTCTCATGGCGTTTGCCTCGCTCCTCTTCGTCGGGGTGGGCCTCTACCCTTCCCTCACCGCCATGTTCTGGATCGGCGCGCTCTTCGGCATTGGCTACGGCGCCTACCAGGCGGTGGACTGGGCCCTCGCGATCGACGTGCTCCCGAAGGGAGACGCTGCGGCGAAGGACATGGGAATCTGGCACGTATCTCTGGTACTGCCCCAGATGATCGCGCCCGCTCTGACGGGGGTCATTCTCTCGGGCTTCAAACACCGCTCACTCCTTCTGGGGTATACCGTGGTCTTCACCCTCACGGCGGTTTGGTTCGTCTTGGGAACCGTCCTGGTGCGGCAGGTCCGCGGCGTGCGATGA
- a CDS encoding tetratricopeptide repeat protein yields the protein MPEHAGARRHDNSSIRAGKVAVAVGAIAYAAAVVWASASQGPRGWGLHAAGFLAPPVRLALLAVLVGSVAVLAIATFGPEALREPGAGQPAEPWPDKSHRGNALPRLARAMRQPGAWLLALLIPFAAILWLLRTRTQLLGDGAVWLATVLSGERRAYSEPLSAALWHGFANLIRLMGRPPDALSMSLLSVLCGVLGAPLLAGIAKEIAPDRGRWLLPFALLLTLGISQLYFGYIESYPTAALFILLYLWLALRRARGADSPYLAAAALALAVASHLSAVYLLPSYLVLVFLERRPLGRKLLEIAVPAALLVALLWALGYRPSDWIEPFRGATRGIRGGFEGATFHRPYGFFSYGHLADIGNAVLLVLPGPTLLLLGCLVSTRGRLRPFPPDLAVLAAAAIPGFLLAVGLMTPVAPAQDWDLTSIFLAPTALLGVAAGRWLFANDAKDWAPAALVGLSASSLFAFLLVNASEQASVARFRAVVNDQSRVSRYGRAYGNATLEQHFRDRGMNAAALPYARATLAAEPTNPRHWTNVGNELMALGRFGEAVPYLVEGVRRGPGRWEGKYDLGLCYMKQGRYAEAAPLFRDAVSLEGNLPVLRHNLGLALYRSGRADSALVVWREILLRWPDYAASLRLPPGGTP from the coding sequence TTGCCCGAGCACGCCGGCGCACGGCGGCATGACAACTCCTCCATCCGAGCCGGCAAGGTCGCGGTGGCCGTTGGCGCGATCGCCTACGCGGCCGCGGTGGTCTGGGCTTCCGCGAGCCAGGGACCCCGCGGGTGGGGATTGCACGCGGCAGGGTTCCTGGCGCCTCCGGTTCGTCTCGCGCTGCTCGCGGTCCTCGTGGGAAGCGTGGCGGTCCTCGCGATCGCCACCTTCGGGCCGGAAGCCTTGCGCGAGCCCGGCGCGGGGCAGCCGGCGGAGCCTTGGCCAGATAAGTCACATCGTGGCAACGCGTTGCCACGGCTGGCGCGCGCCATGCGCCAGCCCGGCGCGTGGCTTCTGGCGCTGCTGATCCCCTTCGCCGCAATCTTGTGGCTGCTCCGGACGCGCACCCAGCTCCTCGGGGACGGCGCGGTCTGGCTCGCCACCGTCCTATCGGGCGAACGTCGGGCGTACAGCGAACCGCTCTCCGCCGCCCTCTGGCACGGCTTCGCGAATCTCATCCGGCTCATGGGCCGGCCGCCCGATGCGCTCTCGATGTCGCTTCTCTCCGTGCTCTGCGGCGTACTCGGCGCTCCGCTCCTGGCGGGGATTGCGAAGGAAATAGCGCCCGACCGGGGGCGGTGGCTCCTGCCGTTCGCTCTGCTCCTGACACTCGGCATTTCGCAGCTCTATTTCGGCTATATCGAGAGCTACCCGACCGCCGCGCTCTTCATCCTTCTCTACCTCTGGCTCGCGCTGCGACGGGCGCGCGGCGCCGATTCGCCGTACCTCGCGGCGGCGGCTCTGGCGTTGGCCGTCGCGTCGCATCTGAGCGCGGTGTACCTCCTGCCCTCTTATCTGGTGTTGGTGTTCCTGGAACGGCGGCCGCTTGGGCGAAAGCTTCTTGAAATCGCGGTCCCAGCCGCGCTCCTGGTCGCGCTTCTCTGGGCGCTGGGGTATCGACCCTCCGATTGGATCGAGCCCTTCCGCGGCGCGACGAGGGGGATTCGCGGAGGGTTCGAAGGAGCGACTTTCCACCGGCCTTACGGATTTTTCTCCTACGGGCATCTGGCCGATATCGGAAACGCGGTGCTCCTCGTGTTGCCCGGCCCGACCCTGCTCTTGCTCGGCTGTCTCGTCTCGACGCGCGGAAGGCTCCGGCCGTTCCCTCCCGACCTTGCAGTCCTGGCGGCTGCCGCGATCCCGGGTTTCCTTCTTGCGGTGGGGCTCATGACGCCGGTCGCGCCGGCCCAGGACTGGGATCTCACGTCGATTTTCCTCGCTCCAACGGCCCTGCTCGGGGTCGCCGCCGGTCGATGGCTCTTCGCAAACGATGCGAAAGATTGGGCGCCGGCGGCGCTCGTGGGCCTCTCCGCAAGCTCGCTCTTCGCATTCCTGCTCGTCAACGCGAGCGAGCAGGCATCGGTCGCGCGATTCCGGGCGGTCGTCAATGACCAGAGCCGGGTATCGCGATACGGCAGAGCCTACGGCAACGCCACCCTCGAGCAGCATTTCCGCGACCGCGGCATGAACGCGGCGGCGCTCCCCTACGCGCGAGCCACCCTTGCCGCCGAGCCCACGAACCCCCGCCACTGGACCAACGTGGGGAATGAGCTCATGGCGCTGGGACGATTTGGCGAAGCGGTCCCCTACTTGGTGGAAGGGGTGCGGCGCGGACCGGGACGGTGGGAGGGCAAGTACGACCTCGGCCTCTGCTACATGAAGCAGGGGCGCTACGCCGAGGCGGCGCCTCTGTTCCGGGACGCGGTCAGCCTCGAAGGCAACCTTCCCGTCCTACGCCACAATCTCGGCCTCGCGCTCTACCGCAGCGGCCGGGCGGACTCCGCTCTCGTGGTGTGGCGGGAGATCCTGCTCCGATGGCCCGACTACGCCGCCTCGCTCCGGCTGCCGCCGGGAGGAACGCCCTGA
- a CDS encoding IS1 family transposase: MNRLSVDRRAQIVRVLVEGNSIRATCRMTDTTKGTVLKLLVDLGRACFEYQDKTLRNLPCKRLQLDEIWSFVGVKEKNRPERERGNYGRGDVWTWTALCADTKVVPSWLVSSRDAGAATEFCQDLAGRLSGRVQITTDGHRAYLNAVEDAFGTDVDYAVLQKLYGAVPDEVRYSPAKCIGCRRDSITGDPDPRHVSTSYVERQNLTMRMSMRRFTRLTNAFSKKLENLEAAVALHFMWYNFGRIHQTLRVTPAMEAGVADHVWAAEEIVGLLE; this comes from the coding sequence ATGAATCGGCTCTCCGTCGATAGACGCGCCCAGATTGTCCGAGTGCTCGTAGAGGGAAACTCGATCCGCGCCACCTGCCGCATGACCGATACCACCAAGGGAACCGTGCTCAAGCTCCTAGTGGACCTTGGCCGTGCGTGTTTCGAGTACCAGGACAAGACCCTACGGAACCTGCCATGCAAGCGGCTCCAGCTGGACGAGATTTGGAGCTTCGTCGGCGTGAAGGAGAAGAACCGCCCGGAGCGTGAGCGCGGCAACTATGGACGCGGGGACGTTTGGACGTGGACGGCGCTCTGTGCCGATACGAAGGTTGTCCCGTCTTGGCTCGTATCGTCGCGGGACGCGGGAGCGGCCACGGAATTCTGCCAGGACTTGGCGGGCCGTCTCTCCGGGCGCGTGCAGATCACCACCGACGGCCACCGCGCCTATTTGAACGCGGTCGAGGATGCGTTCGGAACGGACGTGGATTACGCGGTGCTCCAAAAGCTGTACGGGGCCGTTCCTGACGAGGTTCGGTACAGCCCGGCCAAATGCATCGGATGCCGCCGCGATTCGATCACTGGCGATCCTGACCCCCGCCATGTCTCCACGAGCTACGTGGAACGCCAGAATCTGACCATGCGCATGTCAATGCGACGGTTCACGCGGTTGACCAATGCCTTCTCAAAGAAGCTGGAGAACCTAGAGGCTGCGGTTGCCCTGCATTTCATGTGGTACAACTTTGGGCGGATTCACCAGACATTGCGGGTCACGCCTGCGATGGAGGCCGGAGTCGCGGATCACGTCTGGGCGGCGGAAGAAATCGTGGGCCTCTTAGAGTGA
- a CDS encoding TGS domain-containing protein: MPANLTPQYKEAEQRFRHATSHDEKLETLREMLALLPKHKGTEKIQADLRHRIAKLEEEGEHARRAGPQRFDPGHVRREGAGQWVLIGPPNAGKSALVRALTHARPEVAAYPFTTRVPLPGMMPFEDVQVQLVDTPAVAPHHTEPYLANLVHSADGVLLVLDVTSDDLEESARELVSVLERGRVWPEDRLLPPDAPTFLQVKPVLAVGNKCDLDPDGTFAALARDSIAPGLAFHSVSAEHGAGLEDLRPVLFRRLGRIRIYAKEPGRKPDLEKPFVLKHGATVQALALAVHKELAERVKYARIWGAARFDGQQVDREHVLSDRDVVELHA, encoded by the coding sequence ATGCCCGCAAACCTGACGCCGCAATACAAGGAGGCGGAGCAGCGATTCCGTCATGCGACCTCGCATGACGAGAAGCTCGAAACGCTCCGGGAGATGCTGGCGCTCCTGCCGAAGCACAAAGGCACGGAGAAGATCCAGGCGGATCTGAGACATCGCATCGCGAAGCTCGAAGAGGAAGGAGAGCATGCGAGGCGCGCCGGACCGCAGCGCTTTGACCCCGGGCACGTTCGCCGCGAGGGGGCCGGACAATGGGTCCTGATCGGACCACCGAACGCGGGGAAATCGGCGCTGGTGCGGGCGCTGACCCATGCCCGCCCGGAGGTGGCCGCGTATCCTTTCACCACGCGCGTGCCGCTACCCGGGATGATGCCGTTCGAGGATGTGCAGGTGCAGCTCGTGGACACCCCCGCCGTGGCCCCGCACCACACGGAGCCCTACCTCGCGAACCTGGTCCATTCCGCCGACGGAGTTCTTCTCGTGCTGGATGTGACATCCGACGACCTGGAAGAGAGCGCACGGGAGCTCGTCTCGGTTTTGGAACGGGGGCGGGTGTGGCCCGAGGACCGGCTCCTTCCGCCCGATGCGCCCACATTTCTCCAGGTGAAACCCGTGCTCGCGGTCGGCAACAAATGTGATCTCGACCCGGATGGCACGTTCGCGGCGCTCGCGCGGGACTCGATCGCTCCGGGGCTCGCGTTTCACTCCGTTTCCGCCGAGCACGGAGCGGGCCTCGAGGATCTCCGCCCCGTGCTCTTCCGGCGGCTGGGACGAATCCGGATCTACGCCAAGGAGCCGGGGAGGAAGCCCGATCTCGAAAAGCCTTTCGTCTTGAAGCACGGGGCTACGGTGCAGGCCCTCGCGCTCGCGGTGCACAAGGAGCTCGCGGAGCGCGTCAAGTACGCGCGGATTTGGGGAGCCGCCCGGTTCGACGGGCAGCAGGTCGACAGGGAACACGTGCTCTCCGATCGGGACGTGGTCGAGTTGCATGCATGA
- a CDS encoding NAD-dependent succinate-semialdehyde dehydrogenase, with protein MPQDVRQQSLLRSVNPATGETLQEYEETDPREVDAALHRANRAYAVWRGEGFPKRASAMRRASSILVERKERYAALMAREMGKPLAQGRNEIEKCAWACDYFAENAERFLAAERVPTDAKESFVTYSPLGVVLAVMPWNFPFWQVFRFAAPTLMAGNAAVLKHASNVPGCALAIGDIFREAGFPNGLFEVLLIRSEQVSRVIESPEIVAVSLTGSAAAGRHVAGLAGRALKKTVLELGGSDAYVIFSDADLDGAAETCVKSRLMNSGQSCIAAKRFIVPGGIHDRFVQLFVEKMKTRRLGDPLDDRTDIGPLARMDLRDELHRQVEASCRAGARPVLGGTVPKGPGAYYPPTVLTDVRKGTPAYAEELFGPVAAMIRVADEEEAIQVANDSPYGLGAALFTSDVGRAKRLAAEAIEAGTCFVNTHVRSDPRLPFGGIKDSGYGRELSSFGIREFVNIKSVFIG; from the coding sequence ATGCCCCAGGACGTGAGGCAGCAGAGTCTCCTCCGATCGGTCAACCCGGCGACGGGTGAAACCCTCCAGGAATACGAGGAGACGGATCCGCGCGAGGTCGATGCCGCGCTGCACCGGGCCAATCGCGCCTATGCCGTCTGGCGCGGCGAAGGATTTCCCAAGCGCGCCTCGGCGATGCGCCGCGCGTCGTCCATCCTGGTCGAGCGGAAGGAACGCTACGCCGCGCTCATGGCGCGCGAAATGGGCAAGCCTCTCGCCCAGGGCAGGAACGAGATCGAGAAGTGCGCGTGGGCGTGCGACTATTTTGCCGAGAACGCCGAACGCTTTCTCGCGGCCGAGCGGGTGCCGACCGACGCGAAGGAGAGCTTCGTCACGTATTCTCCGCTCGGCGTCGTGCTCGCGGTGATGCCCTGGAATTTCCCCTTTTGGCAGGTGTTCCGTTTCGCCGCCCCGACGCTCATGGCCGGGAACGCGGCGGTCCTCAAGCACGCGTCCAATGTTCCCGGTTGCGCGCTGGCGATCGGCGATATCTTCCGGGAGGCCGGGTTCCCGAACGGGCTCTTCGAGGTGCTCCTCATTCGATCCGAGCAGGTGTCCCGTGTGATCGAATCTCCGGAGATCGTCGCAGTCTCCCTGACGGGAAGCGCCGCGGCCGGACGCCACGTGGCCGGTCTCGCGGGGCGGGCGCTCAAGAAAACGGTGCTCGAGCTGGGTGGAAGCGACGCCTACGTGATTTTCTCCGACGCCGATCTCGACGGGGCGGCCGAAACTTGCGTGAAGTCGCGCCTCATGAACAGCGGCCAGAGCTGTATCGCCGCCAAGCGCTTCATCGTGCCGGGCGGAATCCACGATCGGTTCGTACAGCTCTTCGTGGAAAAAATGAAGACCAGGCGCCTCGGCGATCCGCTCGACGACCGCACGGACATCGGTCCGCTCGCCCGAATGGATCTTCGGGACGAGCTGCACCGTCAGGTCGAGGCGAGCTGCCGGGCCGGCGCGCGTCCGGTGCTCGGCGGAACGGTGCCGAAAGGGCCCGGTGCCTACTATCCTCCAACCGTTCTGACCGACGTGCGGAAGGGGACGCCCGCCTACGCGGAGGAGCTTTTCGGCCCCGTGGCCGCGATGATTCGCGTCGCTGACGAAGAGGAAGCGATCCAGGTCGCCAACGATTCCCCCTACGGGCTCGGTGCGGCCCTCTTCACCAGCGACGTCGGCCGCGCGAAGCGCCTCGCCGCCGAGGCGATCGAGGCGGGAACGTGTTTCGTGAACACCCATGTCCGATCCGATCCGCGCCTCCCGTTCGGCGGGATCAAGGACTCAGGCTACGGCCGTGAGCTGTCGAGCTTCGGGATTCGTGAGTTCGTGAACATCAAGTCCGTCTTCATCGGGTGA
- a CDS encoding T9SS type A sorting domain-containing protein yields MMRQDACLRHLTLPVLLAIVAMTAQSAMAVDCARDSTGLIPLTDLGPGLYGGFQGGLYSGGTNERPAAHTQAGLSIANSIAPLDTLGNPDPQSGKVVLISIGMSNTTQEFQTFIPKAMADPLKKQSVMVVDCAVGGMSADRIKDPRAAYWDSVATRLRRTGSSPLQAQVVWLKEAIAGPRGGFPASAETLQWYLGSIARIIGQRLPNVRLCYITSRIYAGYATTNLNPEPYAYESAFAVKWLVDSQARGDSLNYDPARGAVEAPWLSWGPYLWADGLNPRGDGLTWPCSYFQSDGTHPAMGARVIVADSLLAFFEHDPTTVPWWSVGTVTGVGASGPRPSMSLTVAPNPSTGGSRIFFAASAGKKWRLEVFDLVGRRVREIGHGTGAGAREEIGWDGRSQAGDRVPQGVYWIRLTSDGAHVSSRTVVLESR; encoded by the coding sequence ATGATGAGACAAGACGCATGCCTTCGCCACCTCACCCTGCCCGTCCTGCTGGCGATCGTCGCGATGACCGCCCAATCTGCGATGGCGGTGGACTGCGCCAGGGATTCGACCGGGCTGATTCCGCTCACCGACTTGGGCCCCGGTCTGTATGGAGGGTTTCAGGGAGGTCTCTACAGCGGCGGAACGAACGAGCGCCCGGCGGCGCACACCCAGGCGGGGCTTTCGATCGCGAATTCGATCGCTCCCCTCGATACGCTGGGGAACCCGGATCCGCAGTCAGGCAAAGTCGTTCTGATTTCGATCGGAATGAGCAACACGACCCAGGAATTTCAGACGTTCATCCCGAAAGCCATGGCCGATCCGCTCAAGAAACAGAGCGTGATGGTCGTTGATTGTGCCGTGGGAGGGATGTCGGCCGATCGCATCAAGGATCCCCGTGCCGCGTACTGGGATTCGGTGGCCACGAGACTCCGCCGGACCGGGTCCTCGCCGCTCCAGGCCCAGGTCGTCTGGCTCAAAGAGGCGATCGCGGGGCCGCGGGGCGGATTCCCGGCGTCGGCCGAGACCCTTCAATGGTACCTGGGCTCGATCGCGCGGATCATCGGACAGAGGCTCCCGAACGTGCGCCTTTGCTACATCACCAGCCGGATCTATGCAGGCTACGCCACCACCAACCTGAACCCCGAGCCTTATGCCTATGAATCGGCGTTCGCCGTGAAGTGGCTCGTCGATTCCCAAGCTCGAGGGGACAGCCTGAACTACGATCCGGCACGCGGCGCGGTCGAGGCGCCATGGCTCTCGTGGGGACCTTACCTCTGGGCGGACGGGTTGAATCCGCGCGGGGACGGGCTGACCTGGCCGTGCAGCTATTTCCAGAGCGATGGGACGCATCCCGCCATGGGGGCCCGGGTGATCGTGGCCGACAGTCTTCTGGCGTTCTTCGAGCATGACCCCACGACCGTCCCCTGGTGGAGCGTGGGCACGGTGACCGGCGTGGGCGCCTCTGGCCCCCGGCCGAGCATGTCGCTGACGGTGGCCCCGAACCCCTCCACGGGGGGGTCCAGGATCTTTTTCGCGGCCTCGGCCGGAAAGAAGTGGCGTCTCGAAGTGTTTGATCTCGTGGGACGCCGCGTGCGTGAAATCGGACACGGGACCGGCGCCGGGGCGCGTGAGGAAATCGGCTGGGATGGACGCAGCCAGGCTGGGGACCGCGTTCCGCAGGGTGTCTACTGGATCCGGCTCACGTCGGATGGCGCTCACGTCTCGAGTCGAACGGTGGTCCTTGAGTCGCGGTAG
- a CDS encoding threonine/serine dehydratase produces the protein MKRRERAEPESRSSWEGGAIKAIDPPRPEEILAARERIAGSAVRTPLVPLNVPEAPGGIYLKLESLQPIGSFKLRGAANAMRLADPAALRNGVYTASAGNMAQGVAWSARAMGVPCTAIVPDRAPQTKLEAIERLGATVVKVPFETWWRVIEEHRYPGMRGVFVHPVSDPAVIAGNGTIGLEILEDLPDTDSILVPYGGGGLLSGVAAAVLAKRPTVRTYACEVETAAPLAASLAAGTPVTIEHRASFVDGIGGRSVLPEMWPMVRGFVEGSIVVTLEEVASAIRILAERNRVIAEGAGAAPVAAALRGDAEGRKIVCVVSGGNIDLTKLARILAGEIPR, from the coding sequence ATGAAAAGGCGAGAGAGAGCGGAGCCGGAATCGCGATCGAGCTGGGAGGGCGGCGCGATCAAGGCCATTGATCCACCCCGACCCGAGGAGATCCTCGCCGCGCGGGAGCGCATCGCCGGTTCCGCGGTCCGCACGCCCCTGGTTCCCTTAAACGTTCCCGAAGCGCCGGGCGGGATCTATCTCAAGCTCGAGAGCCTCCAACCCATCGGGTCCTTCAAGCTCCGCGGCGCGGCGAACGCGATGCGGCTCGCGGACCCGGCGGCCCTCCGAAACGGCGTCTATACCGCGAGCGCGGGAAACATGGCGCAGGGGGTGGCCTGGAGCGCCCGCGCCATGGGGGTCCCCTGCACCGCGATCGTCCCGGATCGCGCGCCGCAAACCAAGCTCGAGGCGATCGAGCGGCTCGGCGCCACCGTCGTGAAGGTCCCATTCGAAACGTGGTGGCGGGTCATCGAGGAGCATCGCTATCCGGGCATGCGAGGGGTCTTCGTCCATCCGGTGTCCGATCCGGCCGTGATCGCCGGAAACGGGACCATCGGGCTCGAGATACTCGAGGACCTCCCAGACACCGACTCGATCTTGGTTCCCTACGGCGGAGGCGGGCTTCTCTCGGGCGTCGCCGCCGCGGTGCTCGCGAAGAGACCAACGGTCCGGACCTACGCGTGTGAGGTGGAGACCGCGGCGCCGCTCGCCGCGTCGCTCGCGGCCGGCACGCCTGTGACGATCGAGCATCGCGCGAGCTTCGTCGATGGGATCGGCGGACGAAGCGTTCTTCCGGAAATGTGGCCGATGGTTCGAGGATTCGTCGAGGGCTCGATCGTGGTGACGCTCGAGGAGGTCGCCTCCGCGATCCGAATTCTCGCGGAACGGAATCGAGTGATCGCGGAAGGCGCCGGCGCGGCACCGGTCGCAGCGGCGCTCCGCGGCGATGCGGAGGGTCGGAAGATCGTCTGTGTCGTCTCGGGCGGGAATATCGACTTGACGAAGCTCGCGCGAATTCTCGCGGGGGAAATCCCGCGCTAG
- a CDS encoding ornithine cyclodeaminase family protein — protein MSTLVIPQRDVSKLLPMAECVDLMAEALRTLSRGHAVLPLRTAVWLPDRSGLLGVMPAYLGAPPSMGLKAVSVMPGNHGTEYDSHQGVVLLFEIEHGSLLAVIDATSITAIRTAAVSAAATRLLAREDAGDLAILGSGVQAASHLEAMRVARPIRRVRVWSRDAAHARSFAERESARYGSPVEAVADPRAAVERADLICTTTASREPVLRGEWLSPGVHINAVGSSFATGRELDTPAVKRAKLYVDRLESALHEAGDFLIPRTEGAIGEDHIVGEVGEAFLGRIEGRRSGKEITLFKSVGLAVEDLAAAHHVYEKARESGAGIAIELGGRRDQGH, from the coding sequence ATGAGCACCCTCGTCATCCCGCAACGAGACGTATCCAAGCTTCTTCCCATGGCGGAGTGCGTGGATCTCATGGCCGAGGCCCTCCGGACGCTCAGCCGCGGCCACGCCGTCCTCCCGCTCCGCACCGCGGTGTGGCTGCCCGACCGATCGGGGCTCCTCGGCGTCATGCCGGCCTATCTCGGAGCGCCGCCATCGATGGGACTCAAGGCGGTTTCGGTCATGCCCGGAAACCACGGCACGGAGTACGACTCGCACCAGGGGGTGGTGCTCCTCTTCGAGATCGAGCACGGCTCGCTTCTCGCCGTGATCGATGCTACTTCCATCACGGCGATCCGGACGGCCGCGGTGAGCGCCGCCGCCACCCGGCTTCTGGCGCGGGAGGACGCCGGCGACCTCGCGATCCTGGGCTCGGGGGTGCAGGCGGCGTCGCACCTCGAGGCCATGCGCGTGGCGCGGCCCATCCGAAGAGTCAGGGTATGGAGCCGCGACGCCGCGCACGCCCGGTCGTTCGCCGAGCGGGAATCCGCGCGCTACGGATCGCCGGTCGAGGCGGTCGCGGACCCGCGCGCCGCGGTGGAGCGCGCGGATTTGATCTGCACCACCACCGCGTCGCGCGAACCGGTCCTTCGCGGCGAGTGGCTCTCTCCCGGCGTCCACATCAACGCGGTCGGCTCCTCGTTCGCGACCGGGCGCGAGCTGGACACCCCGGCCGTCAAGCGCGCGAAGCTCTACGTCGATCGTCTCGAATCCGCGCTCCACGAAGCCGGGGATTTCCTCATCCCTCGGACCGAAGGGGCGATCGGCGAGGACCATATCGTCGGCGAGGTAGGCGAGGCGTTCCTGGGTCGCATCGAGGGCCGTCGGTCCGGGAAGGAGATCACGCTCTTCAAATCGGTCGGGCTCGCGGTCGAGGATCTTGCCGCGGCGCACCACGTCTATGAAAAGGCGAGAGAGAGCGGAGCCGGAATCGCGATCGAGCTGGGAGGGCGGCGCGATCAAGGCCATTGA
- a CDS encoding threonine/serine dehydratase — MSALSRANRPSVIEVSEIRRAADRLRDSVHHTPLLSASTLGDRAGVRLHLKCENLQKTGSFKPRGALNKVLSLSRAERSRGLITVSAGNHAQAVAWAARQVGVPCAVVMPVDAPRSKLDAVRGYGAEVILHGDRATLFDKLHEECRARGATFVHPFDDPVVLAGAGTVGLEIMEQMPESQAVIVPVGGGGLLSGVACAVKALSPMTRVIAVELEAGPGLKPALDAGKPVTVTRPSNTLADGMTPPFVGAIPLEVARRFVDEIVNVSEEEIIAAMELLITRAKLYVEGSGAAASAALLSGRVRLPEGARTVAVVSGGNVDLARACSAFQEGYER, encoded by the coding sequence ATGTCAGCCCTCTCCCGCGCGAACAGGCCCTCTGTGATCGAGGTCTCGGAAATCCGGCGCGCCGCGGATCGGCTTCGCGACAGCGTCCATCACACACCGCTTCTATCCGCCTCGACTCTCGGCGACCGTGCCGGAGTACGGCTCCATCTCAAGTGCGAAAACCTCCAGAAGACCGGATCGTTCAAGCCGCGCGGCGCTTTGAACAAAGTTCTGAGCCTCTCCCGCGCGGAGCGCTCCCGGGGCCTCATCACCGTCTCCGCGGGGAACCATGCCCAGGCGGTCGCATGGGCCGCGCGGCAGGTCGGGGTGCCCTGCGCGGTCGTGATGCCGGTCGATGCGCCCCGATCCAAGCTCGACGCGGTGAGGGGCTACGGCGCGGAAGTGATCCTTCACGGAGACCGGGCGACCCTTTTCGACAAGCTCCACGAGGAGTGCCGCGCGCGCGGCGCCACCTTCGTCCACCCGTTCGACGATCCCGTCGTGCTCGCCGGAGCCGGCACGGTGGGGCTCGAAATCATGGAGCAGATGCCCGAGTCGCAGGCGGTGATCGTCCCGGTGGGAGGGGGAGGTCTCCTGAGCGGCGTCGCGTGCGCGGTCAAGGCGCTGAGCCCGATGACCCGCGTCATCGCGGTGGAGCTCGAAGCGGGACCGGGGCTCAAGCCGGCGCTCGACGCAGGGAAGCCCGTGACCGTGACCCGGCCGTCGAACACGCTCGCCGACGGGATGACGCCTCCGTTCGTGGGCGCGATCCCGCTCGAGGTGGCCCGTCGGTTCGTGGATGAGATCGTGAACGTCTCGGAGGAGGAGATTATCGCCGCGATGGAGCTCCTGATCACCCGCGCCAAGCTTTACGTCGAAGGCTCGGGGGCCGCCGCCTCCGCGGCGCTCCTTTCGGGCCGGGTCCGGCTCCCCGAGGGCGCCCGCACCGTCGCCGTCGTTTCGGGCGGCAACGTGGACCTGGCCCGCGCGTGCTCGGCGTTCCAGGAGGGCTACGAGAGATGA